From Bradyrhizobium symbiodeficiens, the proteins below share one genomic window:
- a CDS encoding UTP--glucose-1-phosphate uridylyltransferase, whose amino-acid sequence MKIRKAVFPVAGLGTRVLPATKAMPKEMLTIVDKPLIQYVYDEAREAGIEHFIFVTGRNKSVIEDHFDRMYELDATLAARGKKAEQDVLAQNQPEAGAVSFTRQQAPLGLGHAVWCARDIVGNEPFAVVLPDELVLNSPGCLKQMIETASTLGEKSNLVAVEAVPDHLTHQYGICGVGKRNGKMFEVDGMVEKPAKGTAPSNLSITGRYILQPEIFKILETQERGAGGEIQLTDAMIGLAKSQKFYGVEFEGERHDCGSKPGFLRANIAYGLKRPELRDGLIAEMKKYLGQ is encoded by the coding sequence ATGAAAATTCGCAAAGCCGTATTCCCCGTCGCCGGCCTCGGCACCCGTGTCCTGCCCGCCACCAAGGCGATGCCGAAGGAAATGCTCACCATCGTCGACAAGCCGCTGATCCAGTACGTCTATGACGAGGCGCGGGAGGCCGGCATCGAGCACTTCATCTTCGTCACCGGCCGCAACAAGAGTGTCATCGAAGACCATTTCGACCGGATGTACGAGCTCGACGCCACGCTGGCCGCGCGCGGCAAGAAGGCCGAGCAGGACGTCCTGGCGCAGAACCAGCCCGAAGCCGGCGCCGTCAGCTTCACCCGCCAGCAGGCGCCGCTGGGCCTCGGTCACGCGGTCTGGTGCGCGCGCGACATCGTCGGCAACGAGCCGTTCGCCGTCGTGCTGCCCGACGAGCTCGTGCTCAACTCGCCCGGCTGCCTCAAGCAGATGATCGAGACGGCCTCGACGCTCGGCGAGAAATCCAATCTGGTCGCGGTCGAGGCGGTGCCCGACCATCTCACCCATCAATACGGCATCTGCGGCGTCGGCAAGCGCAACGGCAAGATGTTCGAGGTCGACGGCATGGTCGAGAAGCCTGCCAAGGGCACCGCGCCCTCCAATCTCTCGATCACCGGCCGCTACATCCTCCAGCCCGAGATCTTCAAGATCCTCGAGACTCAGGAGCGCGGCGCCGGCGGCGAGATCCAGCTCACCGACGCCATGATCGGGCTCGCCAAATCGCAGAAATTCTACGGCGTCGAGTTCGAGGGCGAGCGCCATGATTGCGGCTCCAAGCCCGGCTTCCTCCGCGCCAACATCGCCTACGGTCTGAAGCGCCCGGAACTGCGCGACGGACTTATCGCGGAGATGAAGAAATATCTGGGGCAGTAG
- a CDS encoding NAD(P)H-quinone oxidoreductase, whose translation MDKLPAQMTVVAISKPGGPEVLIPEQRALPQPGPDEILVKVMAAGVNRPDVAQRSGAYPPPPGASDLPGLEIAGEVVAVGSNAKRHKIGDKVMSLVAGGGYAQYCIAQDAQAMSVPPALSMKEAGALPETLMTVWHNVFERGGLKSGETLLIHGGSSGIGTMAIQLAKAFGAKVFVTVGSQDKIDACLKLGADRAINYKTEDFVAVVKEATNKEGVNLILDMVAGEYVDRNYDAAAVDGRIVQIATLNGPKVTVNIAKVMVKRLTHTGSTLRPRTNADKAAMVAAIEAKVMPLLREGRVKPLMDSTFPLEKAADAHRRMETSAHIGKIVLEV comes from the coding sequence ATGGACAAGCTGCCCGCGCAAATGACCGTGGTCGCCATCTCCAAGCCTGGCGGACCGGAGGTGCTGATCCCGGAACAGCGCGCGCTGCCGCAGCCCGGCCCCGACGAGATCCTGGTCAAGGTGATGGCTGCCGGCGTCAACCGGCCCGACGTCGCACAGCGCTCCGGGGCCTATCCGCCGCCGCCCGGCGCGAGCGACCTGCCCGGTCTTGAGATCGCCGGCGAAGTGGTTGCCGTCGGCAGCAATGCCAAGCGGCACAAGATCGGCGACAAGGTGATGTCGCTCGTTGCCGGCGGAGGCTATGCGCAGTACTGCATCGCCCAGGACGCCCAGGCGATGAGCGTTCCGCCCGCGCTATCCATGAAGGAAGCCGGCGCGCTGCCGGAAACCCTGATGACGGTCTGGCACAATGTGTTCGAGCGCGGTGGCCTCAAGTCGGGCGAGACGCTGCTGATCCATGGCGGCTCCTCCGGCATCGGCACCATGGCGATCCAGCTGGCGAAGGCGTTCGGCGCGAAGGTGTTCGTCACCGTGGGATCGCAGGACAAGATCGATGCCTGTCTCAAATTGGGCGCCGACCGCGCCATCAACTACAAGACCGAAGACTTCGTCGCCGTGGTCAAGGAAGCGACCAACAAGGAAGGCGTCAATCTGATCCTCGACATGGTCGCCGGCGAATATGTCGACCGCAATTATGATGCCGCCGCGGTCGATGGCCGGATCGTGCAGATCGCGACCCTCAACGGCCCCAAGGTCACCGTCAACATCGCCAAAGTGATGGTCAAGCGCCTGACCCATACCGGCTCGACGCTGCGCCCCCGTACTAATGCGGACAAGGCGGCGATGGTGGCCGCAATTGAAGCGAAAGTGATGCCGCTTTTGCGCGAAGGCCGGGTCAAACCGCTGATGGACAGCACTTTCCCGCTGGAAAAGGCGGCCGATGCGCACCGGCGCATGGAGACGAGCGCACATATTGGCAAAATTGTGTTGGAGGTCTAG
- a CDS encoding DUF7662 domain-containing protein: MNDYDALRDYLLRQKQAEFVLSFEQIEEIIGAALPRAANRASWWDSLRSPDIQMPQREACLAAGFKAVRMPDGQSVRFTKMKKDGRRPG, encoded by the coding sequence GTGAACGACTACGACGCGTTGCGCGACTATCTGCTGCGGCAGAAGCAGGCCGAATTCGTCCTGAGCTTCGAACAGATCGAGGAGATCATCGGCGCCGCCTTGCCGCGCGCGGCCAACCGTGCCTCATGGTGGGACAGCCTGCGCAGCCCCGACATCCAGATGCCGCAACGCGAAGCCTGCCTCGCCGCGGGGTTCAAGGCCGTGCGGATGCCGGACGGCCAGAGCGTGCGGTTCACGAAGATGAAGAAGGACGGGCGGCGGCCGGGGTAG
- a CDS encoding DUF1192 domain-containing protein: MATEDDDRPRKKISHEIGQDLSLLSVEELTERVTLLKSEIARLEEAATRKRASRDAANSIFKS; encoded by the coding sequence ATGGCGACGGAAGACGACGACCGCCCGCGCAAGAAGATCAGCCATGAAATCGGACAGGATCTCTCGCTCTTGTCGGTCGAGGAACTGACCGAGCGCGTCACGCTGTTGAAGTCCGAGATCGCAAGGCTGGAAGAAGCCGCCACCAGGAAGCGCGCCTCGCGCGACGCGGCCAACAGCATTTTCAAGTCGTGA
- a CDS encoding EAL domain-containing protein — protein MRLIRCLAPIALGLMILVAAYPARALDAVSVRSDAPAIDLTGVLEHQRSDADRIQVSTAPGTDGIVRRIEVRAREGGQNWVVFALANNTDDQLDRLIVAPHYRIVSSGLLWPDLGLSRIATITPSTGDRPERQESPTADVFRVTLDPGAVITFVAELRTDKLPQLYLWEPEAYKDKVNSFTLYQGIVIGISGLLALVLTILFVVKGSIMFPAAAALAWAVLVYIGVDFGFWGKVLDMSNNAERIWRAAGEAILAATLLVFLFAYLNLSRWHVRYSHITVGWLAFLGSLVALALFDPAVASGIARISLVLIAFAGFALIVYLSTHGFDRAVLLIPTWFLLVVWVVAAGMTVAGSVTNDIVGPALLGGLVLIVMLIGFTVMQHAFAGGGATTGVVSDIERRALALAGSGDLIWDWDVSADKVFTSPETEALLGLKRGTLEGPAASWLEVLHPLDQDRFRAALDSVLDQRRGRLVQDFRLRTPDGHFMWFALKARPVVGSDGEVSRVVGTLTDVTELRNAEERLLHDSVHDNLTGLPNRKLFMDRLGAVAHFSKTMPTLRPTLMVIDLDRFKQVNDSVGIAVGDSILLTLARRLTRILKPQDTLARLAGDQFGLILLSEQDPARITAFAETIRKTIRAPIAFNEREIFLTASIGLALSDPQTQLTDEIIKDAELAMYHSKRIGGDRIDVYKPAMRARKTDRLTLESELRRAIERQELTILYQPIVRLEDRSVAGFEALVRWDHPKLGRMAPSEFITIAEETGLIVDLGMFVLDQTAKQLSIWQRAMRSREPIFASVNVSSRQLLRHDLIHDIRTVLSRSSVARGTLKLELTESLVMENPEHAAQMLTRIRELGTGLSLDDFGTGHSSLAYLQRFPFDTIKIDQSFVRTTNRGTRPVILKSIIALAHDLGMDVVAEGAETDSDAVELYQMGCEYAQGFAFGEPMDADAAMRLLTEVRLEAAS, from the coding sequence TTGCGTCTGATCAGGTGCCTCGCGCCCATCGCGCTCGGCCTCATGATTCTCGTCGCCGCGTATCCCGCGCGCGCGCTCGACGCCGTCAGCGTCCGCAGCGACGCGCCCGCGATCGACCTCACGGGCGTGCTCGAGCATCAGCGCAGCGATGCCGACCGCATCCAGGTCTCCACCGCGCCCGGCACCGACGGCATCGTCCGCCGCATCGAGGTGCGCGCCCGCGAAGGCGGCCAGAACTGGGTGGTGTTCGCGCTCGCCAACAACACCGACGACCAGCTCGACCGGCTGATCGTCGCCCCGCATTACCGCATCGTCTCCTCGGGCCTCTTGTGGCCCGACCTCGGCCTGTCGCGCATCGCGACCATCACGCCGTCGACCGGCGACCGGCCGGAGCGGCAGGAAAGCCCGACTGCCGACGTGTTCCGCGTCACGCTCGACCCCGGCGCCGTCATCACCTTCGTCGCGGAACTGCGCACCGACAAGCTGCCGCAGCTCTATCTGTGGGAGCCGGAAGCCTACAAGGACAAGGTCAACTCGTTCACGCTGTACCAGGGCATCGTGATCGGCATCTCCGGCTTGCTCGCGCTGGTGCTGACCATTCTGTTCGTGGTCAAGGGCAGCATCATGTTCCCGGCCGCCGCGGCGCTGGCCTGGGCGGTGCTGGTCTATATCGGCGTCGATTTCGGCTTCTGGGGCAAGGTGCTCGACATGTCGAACAACGCCGAGCGCATCTGGCGCGCGGCGGGCGAGGCGATCCTGGCGGCGACGCTGCTGGTGTTCCTGTTCGCCTATCTCAATCTCAGCCGATGGCACGTGCGCTATTCGCACATCACGGTGGGCTGGCTGGCGTTCCTGGGCTCGTTGGTGGCACTGGCCCTGTTCGATCCGGCGGTGGCCTCCGGCATCGCGCGCATCTCGCTGGTGCTGATCGCCTTCGCCGGCTTCGCGCTGATCGTCTACCTCTCCACCCACGGCTTCGACCGCGCGGTGCTGTTGATCCCGACTTGGTTCCTGCTGGTGGTCTGGGTGGTCGCGGCGGGCATGACGGTCGCGGGTTCGGTGACCAACGACATCGTCGGCCCTGCCCTGCTCGGCGGCCTCGTTCTCATCGTGATGCTGATCGGCTTCACGGTGATGCAGCACGCCTTCGCCGGCGGCGGCGCCACCACCGGCGTGGTCTCCGATATCGAGCGGCGCGCCCTGGCGCTGGCCGGCTCCGGCGACCTGATCTGGGACTGGGACGTTTCCGCCGACAAGGTTTTCACCAGCCCCGAGACCGAAGCCCTGCTCGGACTGAAGCGCGGCACGCTGGAAGGCCCGGCTGCCTCCTGGCTCGAAGTGCTGCATCCGCTCGACCAGGACCGTTTCCGCGCCGCGCTCGACAGCGTGCTCGACCAGCGCCGCGGCCGCCTCGTGCAAGATTTCCGCCTGCGCACCCCCGATGGCCATTTCATGTGGTTCGCGCTCAAGGCGCGCCCGGTGGTCGGCTCCGACGGCGAGGTCTCGCGCGTGGTGGGCACGCTCACCGACGTCACCGAACTCCGCAACGCGGAAGAGCGCCTGCTGCACGATTCCGTGCATGACAACCTCACCGGCCTGCCCAACCGCAAACTGTTCATGGACCGGCTGGGCGCGGTGGCGCATTTCTCCAAGACCATGCCGACGCTGCGGCCAACGCTGATGGTGATCGACCTCGACCGCTTCAAGCAGGTCAACGATTCCGTCGGCATCGCAGTCGGTGATTCCATCCTGCTGACGCTGGCCCGCCGCCTCACCCGCATCCTGAAGCCGCAGGACACGCTGGCCCGGCTTGCCGGCGACCAGTTCGGCCTGATCCTGCTGTCGGAGCAGGACCCGGCCCGCATCACCGCCTTCGCCGAAACCATCCGCAAGACCATCCGCGCGCCGATCGCCTTCAACGAGCGCGAGATCTTCCTCACGGCGTCGATCGGCCTTGCGCTCTCCGATCCGCAAACGCAGCTGACGGACGAGATCATCAAGGATGCCGAACTTGCGATGTATCACTCCAAGCGCATCGGCGGCGACCGCATCGACGTCTACAAGCCGGCGATGCGGGCGCGGAAGACCGACCGCCTGACGCTGGAGAGCGAGCTGCGCCGCGCCATCGAGCGGCAGGAGCTCACCATCCTGTACCAGCCGATCGTGCGGCTGGAGGATCGTTCGGTCGCCGGCTTCGAAGCGCTGGTGCGCTGGGATCACCCGAAGCTCGGCCGCATGGCGCCCTCGGAATTCATCACCATCGCGGAAGAAACCGGGCTGATCGTCGACCTCGGCATGTTCGTGCTCGACCAGACCGCCAAGCAGCTTTCGATCTGGCAGCGCGCGATGCGCTCGCGCGAGCCGATCTTCGCCTCCGTCAACGTCTCGTCGCGGCAGTTGCTGCGCCACGATCTGATCCACGACATCCGCACCGTGCTGTCGCGCTCCTCGGTGGCCCGCGGCACGCTCAAGCTGGAATTGACGGAATCGCTGGTGATGGAGAATCCGGAGCACGCAGCGCAAATGCTGACGCGGATCCGCGAGCTCGGCACAGGGCTGTCGCTCGACGATTTCGGCACCGGCCATTCGTCGCTGGCCTATCTGCAGCGCTTCCCGTTCGACACCATCAAGATCGACCAGTCCTTCGTGCGCACCACCAACCGCGGCACCCGCCCGGTGATCCTGAAGTCGATCATCGCGCTCGCGCATGACCTCGGCATGGACGTGGTGGCCGAAGGCGCCGAGACCGATTCCGACGCGGTCGAGCTCTACCAGATGGGCTGCGAATACGCGCAGGGCTTCGCCTTCGGCGAGCCGATGGACGCGGACGCCGCGATGCGGCTGCTGACGGAAGTGCGGCTGGAAGCCGCGAGCTGA
- a CDS encoding sensor domain-containing diguanylate cyclase, translated as MLSGWRDVTARRPWRISAKLLIISSVVTVIGFSAICVNVMLDMRRGEEALARQTLENLATTIESDIGRNIEIYDLALKAVASNMLLPELATVSKPIRHLILFDHAMTARHFGAIQVFDAGGRLTIDASTLDPAPENRSEEDYFKVHRDNPGAGLFVSRPMLFRGAYSIVLSRRISDTDGGFMGVVAGSIRFSYFHELFDRLNLGPEDTITVLNRDRTIMMRRPFDLDVIGKNLGTRQDWKADNLRAGSAYAGQGPVDTTPRLYVRSSGTSPLFVVAGKPLSAVFELWRTEAYRIGAVVVALILFVLGSTLVLAREIGRRAEAERKLEEMATTDALTGLRNRRKFDSVIDVEWRRAMRQKAPVALLMIDADHFKAYNDTFGHQAGDQVLVGIAICISDSVSRAGDCAARYGGEEFAVLLPNTSATDAFKVAETIRAKVQGWSDDEVISTVSCGVASLVPSAGMDWAILVTAADKALYAAKAGGRNQSVVASVPKLSLVA; from the coding sequence ATGCTGTCTGGATGGCGCGACGTCACGGCCCGCCGGCCGTGGCGGATTTCGGCGAAGCTGCTGATCATCTCGTCCGTGGTGACGGTGATCGGCTTTTCCGCCATTTGCGTCAACGTCATGCTCGACATGCGCCGGGGCGAGGAGGCGCTCGCCCGCCAGACGCTGGAGAACCTGGCGACGACCATCGAGTCGGACATCGGCCGCAATATCGAGATCTACGACCTGGCGCTGAAGGCGGTCGCCAGCAACATGCTGCTGCCCGAGCTCGCGACCGTGTCGAAGCCGATCCGTCACCTCATCCTGTTCGACCATGCCATGACCGCCAGGCATTTCGGCGCCATCCAGGTGTTCGATGCCGGGGGCAGGCTGACGATCGACGCCTCCACGCTCGATCCTGCACCGGAGAACCGGAGCGAGGAGGACTACTTCAAGGTCCATCGCGACAACCCCGGAGCCGGACTGTTCGTCAGCCGCCCCATGCTGTTTCGCGGCGCCTATTCGATCGTGCTGAGCCGGCGCATCAGCGACACCGATGGCGGCTTCATGGGCGTCGTCGCCGGTTCGATCCGCTTCAGCTATTTCCACGAATTGTTCGACCGGCTCAACCTCGGCCCCGAAGACACCATCACCGTGCTCAACCGCGACCGCACCATCATGATGCGGCGGCCGTTCGACCTCGACGTGATCGGCAAGAACCTTGGCACGCGCCAGGACTGGAAGGCGGACAATCTGCGCGCCGGCAGCGCCTATGCCGGCCAGGGCCCCGTCGACACGACCCCGAGGCTGTATGTTCGAAGCAGCGGCACGAGCCCACTGTTCGTCGTTGCCGGCAAGCCCTTGAGCGCAGTGTTCGAACTGTGGCGGACGGAGGCTTACCGGATCGGTGCCGTGGTGGTGGCGCTCATCCTGTTCGTGCTGGGATCGACGCTCGTGCTCGCGCGCGAGATCGGCCGCCGCGCCGAAGCCGAGCGCAAGCTCGAGGAGATGGCGACGACGGACGCGCTCACCGGCCTGCGAAACCGCCGCAAGTTCGATTCCGTCATCGACGTCGAATGGCGGCGCGCCATGCGCCAGAAGGCGCCGGTCGCGCTGTTGATGATCGATGCCGATCACTTCAAGGCCTATAACGACACCTTCGGCCACCAGGCCGGCGACCAGGTGCTGGTCGGCATCGCCATCTGCATTTCCGATTCGGTGAGCCGGGCCGGCGACTGCGCCGCACGCTATGGCGGCGAGGAATTCGCCGTGCTGCTGCCGAACACGTCGGCAACCGACGCCTTCAAGGTCGCCGAGACGATCCGCGCAAAGGTGCAGGGTTGGTCCGACGACGAGGTGATTTCGACGGTGTCCTGCGGCGTCGCCAGCCTCGTTCCTTCCGCCGGCATGGACTGGGCGATCCTGGTCACCGCCGCCGACAAGGCGCTCTATGCGGCGAAGGCCGGCGGACGGAATCAGTCGGTGGTCGCGAGCGTGCCGAAGCTGTCGCTGGTGGCGTGA